Proteins encoded within one genomic window of Deltaproteobacteria bacterium:
- a CDS encoding HAMP domain-containing protein, which yields MVPGADHLKALFTRKQRGLRWEILVSLGLLVFGGVAFMGTTALKAAERTILIQKMEALTQVTRSLQAALAGWWELGRKDPAILGAMLERTARGMDISSIVVTDSGGKMVAGTPAEKTLTPLSDSLITKALQAERIVTPGKISGIFPGTAPKTWTFYAPIFSEGDVVGAFSASFPLEGLGVILRVHRKIIYSFAILDAFVILLFGIWLIGRVAIRPMLMISEGARALAAGDYGSRVVEKGPREIVELARSFNEMAAKIEGAVRKQDEHMSALEKANHELQLAQQEMVRYEKLASVGNLSSGIAHEIGNPLSAILGYAGILLKEEKDPERGEYLMYIERETERIQRIIRGLLEFSRPHEIKMEVMDINDLVGATLDLVSPQKIFSLINVEVSLARDLPPVHGDRHHLQQALVNILLNAAQAMGGEGDLDVTTSQRKLSGIEVPVPGRRATDHAGRNFAVMRKSSGGFVRLGEGDTVVTISIRDSGPGTPREIISRVFDPFFTTKEPGEGTGLGLSIAFGIVQSHGGRLQLKSEEGHGTEVIIDLPAF from the coding sequence TTGGTACCTGGGGCGGATCATCTGAAGGCGCTGTTTACCAGGAAGCAGCGGGGTCTTCGCTGGGAGATACTGGTGAGTCTGGGACTCCTTGTGTTCGGAGGGGTGGCTTTCATGGGAACCACCGCCCTCAAGGCGGCTGAGAGGACGATCCTCATCCAGAAGATGGAGGCTTTAACTCAGGTCACCAGGTCACTCCAGGCGGCCCTTGCCGGGTGGTGGGAACTGGGCCGAAAGGATCCGGCGATTCTGGGGGCCATGCTGGAGCGAACGGCCAGGGGAATGGACATATCAAGCATCGTGGTGACGGATTCCGGCGGAAAAATGGTCGCCGGCACCCCTGCCGAGAAGACCCTGACCCCCCTGTCGGATTCCCTGATAACAAAGGCCCTTCAGGCCGAGAGGATCGTAACCCCGGGAAAAATCTCAGGCATATTCCCCGGGACTGCGCCCAAAACCTGGACATTTTACGCGCCCATCTTTTCAGAGGGGGATGTCGTGGGGGCCTTTAGCGCTTCCTTCCCCCTGGAAGGCCTGGGGGTGATCCTGCGGGTCCACCGCAAGATCATCTACTCCTTCGCCATTCTTGACGCCTTCGTCATCCTGCTCTTCGGTATCTGGCTCATAGGGAGGGTCGCGATCCGGCCCATGCTGATGATTTCCGAGGGGGCGCGGGCCCTCGCCGCCGGTGATTACGGGTCCCGGGTCGTGGAAAAAGGGCCCAGAGAGATCGTTGAACTGGCCCGGTCGTTCAACGAAATGGCCGCGAAAATAGAGGGAGCCGTGAGAAAGCAGGATGAGCACATGAGCGCCCTCGAAAAGGCGAACCATGAGTTGCAGTTGGCTCAGCAGGAGATGGTCAGGTACGAGAAACTCGCTTCCGTGGGCAATCTTTCCTCGGGAATAGCCCATGAGATAGGCAACCCTCTGAGCGCCATCCTTGGATACGCAGGTATCCTGCTCAAGGAAGAAAAGGACCCCGAGAGAGGGGAATATCTGATGTACATCGAGAGGGAAACGGAACGGATTCAGCGGATCATCCGTGGGCTGCTTGAATTCTCAAGGCCTCACGAGATCAAGATGGAGGTGATGGACATCAACGATCTCGTCGGCGCTACCCTGGACCTGGTTTCCCCTCAGAAAATATTTTCCCTGATCAATGTCGAGGTGAGCCTGGCCCGGGATCTTCCACCTGTCCATGGTGACAGGCATCATCTCCAGCAGGCTCTGGTCAACATCCTTCTCAACGCTGCACAGGCCATGGGCGGTGAAGGGGATCTTGATGTCACCACCTCACAGCGTAAACTCTCCGGGATCGAGGTTCCAGTGCCCGGGAGGAGAGCTACAGACCACGCGGGGAGAAATTTTGCCGTAATGAGAAAAAGCAGCGGCGGTTTCGTCCGGCTCGGGGAGGGCGATACGGTGGTGACCATCTCCATACGGGATTCCGGGCCCGGTACTCCCCGGGAGATCATCAGCCGGGTTTTCGACCCATTCTTCACCACCAAGGAACCGGGGGAGGGAACGGGCCTTGGCCTGTCCATCGCCTTCGGCATCGTTCAGTCTCATGGCGGCAGGCTCCAACTGAAAAGCGAAGAAGGGCACGGGACGGAGGTGATCATCGACCTGCCTGCGTTTTGA